ATAGTCCAGGCGGGTGTTGGCATAGGCGCAGTAGGTGGACTGCGTCCTAAGGTCCGAGATCCGGTGGCCCGGGTAGACCACCTCCAGGGTCAGGGAACAAGCCGCCAAGAAGGGGAGAAAGAGGAGAAGCGTCCGCATATTCCCATCCTCTCCCCTCCCCCCCTTTCCCTGCTTTGCCCAGGCTAAAGGGGGCTTTAGACTGGGCGGCATGGCCTACTGGCTTTTGAAGTCCGAGCCCGAGGTGTATAGCATAGAGGACCTCAGGCGGGAAGGGCAGGCCATCTGGGACGGGGTGCGGAACTACCAGGCCCGGAACTTCCTTCTAAGGATGCAACCGGGGGACCTCTGCTTCTTCTACCACTCGGGCGCCAACCCCCCGGGGATCGCCGGGCTCTGCCGGGTGGTGCGCACGGGGATCCCCGACCCCACGCAGTTTGACCCCCGTAGCCCCTACCACGACCCCAAGGCCACCCCGGAGCGGCCCCGTTGGTACACGGTGGAGGTGGCCTTCCTCGAGGCCTGGCCCCTCATTCCCTTGGCCGAGCTCAAGGCCTGCTTCCCCCCCGACCACCCCCTCGTGAAAAAGGGGAACCGGCTTTCCGTGATGCCGGTCCCCCCGGAGGTGGCAGCGAGGCTTATTGCGCGGAGAGGGTGCCGATGATCTTGAAAAGCGGCAGGAACATCCCGGCCACGATCATGCCCACGATCACGCCCAGGAAGATGATCATGAGGGGCTCAATGGCCGCGGTGAGGCTCGCCACCGTCTCGTCCACCTCCCGCTCGTAGAAGTCCGCCAGCTTGTTGAGCATGGTGTCCAAGGCTCCCGTCTCCTCGCCGATGGCCACCATGGAGCTCACCATGGGGGGGAAGATGAAGGGGTGCTGGGCCAGGGTGAGGTTCAAGGGGTCGCCCTGCTGGATCCTCTGCTTGGCCGCCTCCACGATCTCCTCCACCACCACGTTCCCCGCCGTACCCTTGGTGATGTCCAAAGACTCCACGATGTTCACCCCGCTCCCCAGAAGGAGGGCCAGGGTGCGGGAGAAGCGGGCCACGGCCGTCTTGCGGTTCAGGCTACCGAAGACAGGGATGCGGAGCTTGATCCGGTCAATGACCTTCCGCCCCTGCGGGGTGCTGTAGTACCAGCGGTAGACGAAGAAGAGGACCACCGCCAGAAGGAGGAGGGGCAGGGTGGCCGCCCGAAGCAGGTTGGAAACGGCGATGAGGAAGCGGGTAAGGAGGGGAAGCTCCGAGCCCAGGTCCGTGAGGATCTGGGCGAACTGGGGCACGATGCCCGTGAGGAGGAAGTAGGCCACGCCCACGGCGAAGACGAAGACGATGACCGGGTAGGTCATGGCGCTTCTGATCTTGCCCCTTAGCTCCAGCTCCTTCTCCAAGAAGGTGGCGAGGCGGTCCAGGATCACGTCCAAGCCCCCCGAGGTCTCCCCCGCCCGCACCAGGTTCACGTAAAGCCGGGAGAAGAGCTTGTGCTTGGCTAAGGCCTCGGAAAAAGCCATGCCGCCTTCAATGTCCGCCCGCACCTGCTTGAGGATTTCCCGGAACTTCTTGTTTTCCGTCTGCCTTTCCAGGATGGCCAGGGACTGGAGGAGGGTGAGGCCTGCCCCCAGCATGGTGGCGAGCTGCCGGGAGAAGATGGCCAGGTCCTTTAGCCCCGGCCCCCGCTCCAAAGCGGGAAGCCGCACCTCGGCCCTAAGCCCCTTTCCCGGCTCCTTGATTTCGGCCACGAAAAGGCCCCGGTCGCGGAGGAGCCGGGCGGCGGTGCGCAGGTCCTCGGCCTCAATGGTGGCCTCCACCAGGCGGCCCTGCCGGTCGCGGGCCTTATACTGGTAGACTGGCATGGCAGAAGTATACCAAAGGGAACTGGAGGAAGCGGCCCGCACCCTAAGGGAGGGTGGGCTTGTGGCCTTCCCCACGGACACGGTCTTCGGGGTCCTCGCCCGCATGGAGGACGAGGCTGCCTGCCGCCGCATCTACGAGGTCAAGGGGCGGCCGGAGGAAAAGCCCTTACAGGTCCTGGTGGCGGACCTGGAAAGCGCCCTAAAGCTCGCCGAGCTAGGCCCCCTCGAGGCCAAGTTCCTGCGCCTGGCGGAGGCCTTCTGGCCCGGGGGGCTCACCGTGGTGGTGCCCGGGAAAAACATCCCCCCCTGGATCAGCAAGGACGGCTCCGTGGGCCTAAGGATGCCGGCCCACGAGGTCCTGCGGGCGCTTCTCCGCCAGGTTGGGGGCTACACCGCCGCCACCAGCCTGAACCGGAGCGGGGAAGCGCCGGTGCGCACGGCGGAGGAGGCGAAGGCCTTCGCCGTGGACTACATCTTCCCCGGGGAGGCGGGAGGGCTTGCCTCCAGCGTGGTGGACCTGCGCACGGGGGAGGTCCTAAGGGAAGGGGCCATCCCCAAGGAGGCCCTTCTCCCCTACCTCAGGGATGCTTAGCCTGAAGGCGGAAATCCTCGCCGTCCTCTTCGCCGCGGGCAGGCCCGTGGGCCTCAAGGAGCTTCGCGCCCTGGGCCACCCGGAGGAAGGGATCCTTCGGGCCCTCAAGGCCTTGGAGGCCGACCTGGCGGAGGGCCACCTGGGGGTGGCCCTGGAGCGGGTGGCCGGGGGATGGCGGCTCGTGGTGCACGAGAAGGCGCTTCCCGCCGTGGAGAAGGTGCTTAAGCCGAGCCCCCCCAGGCTCTCCCGGGCGGCCCTGGAGGTCCTCGCCCTCATCGCCTACCACCAGCCCGTGGCCCGGGCGGAACTGGAGGCCATGCGGGGCAAAAGCGTGGAGGGCGTCCTGGAAAGCCTCCTGGAAAGGGGGCTAATCCGGGTGGTGGGGGAGAAGGAGGCCCCGGGCCGGCCCAAGCTCTACGGCACCACGGAGCGCTTCCTGGAGGTCTTCGGCCTGGAGAGCCTAGAGGACCTCCCGCCCCTCGAGGACGGCCCACCCCTCCTCCTCCGCGGCTAAGGCTTCCTTGGCGGGGATGGGCAAGGGGCTAAAGAGCTCGTTCTGGCGCACGAAGGCCAGGAGAAACCGCCCCAAAAGGCGCATCTGGCTCCGGTGGGCCCGGATGGCCCTCTCCTTCAGGCGCACCTCCGCTTCCGTGAGGGGAAAGCGCCGCCAGGGAAGCCCCCTTCCCCTAGGCGGCGGGTAGAGGGGAAGCCGGGGGTGGAGGCCCTTGGGCAGGGGGTACTGGTACCCCCCGTGGATCACGTAGTACTCCAAAAGCCCCTCCATCCCCAAGGCCGCCGCCGCCTGCATGCCGAAGTAGGCGGTGGCCTGGTGGTCCCGGTGGGCGTCCAGGGGGCTTGGCAGGAGGATGCGGCTTGGCCTAAGCGCCCGCAAGAGCTCCAGCAAGACCCCCTCCAGGGCCTTTCCCGTATAGGGGAGCCCGGGGCGGTAACACCCGGGGTAGGCCACGGCCTTTAGGCCGGTGTAGGGGCTTTCCCAGGGCAGGTAGTAGTGGGTGGTGAAGAGGGCGAAAAGCCCCTGGTCGGGAAAGCCCAGAAAGATGGCGCTTTCCCGCGGAAGCCCCAGGGCCTCGAGGCCCCGCCAGGCCTCCACCATGCGCCTTAAGGCCAAGCGGCGCATGGCTTCCTGGGAGGGCAAGGGGCTACCCGCCGCCAGGTCAAAGGCGTCCCCCGAGGTGAGGTAGACCACCGTGACCCGCCCGCCCCGGAGGGCCACCCGGCGCATGCGCCCCGCCGCCGCCAACACCTCGTCGTCGGGATGGGGGGCGAGGACGAGGAGGTGCTCCTCCCCCGGCTCCTCCGCCACGGGAAGCCCCCGGGTCCTCAAGGAGGCGAAAAAAGCGTGGTAGTAGGCGAAGAGGAAGCGCCCGTTGATGAAGGCCCAAACCCCCAAGGCCGCCAGGAGGACCGCCACCCGTTCCGCCCAAACGAGCCCCAGCCAAAGCCTCAGGGCCTCCGCCAGGGCGAAATAGGCGAGGAGAAGAAGGAGAAGCCACTGCCACGGGGCCAGACGGCGCACGAGGGGCATTCTACCCGGGGGTAGACTGGAACCGTGCCCAAGGTGCGGCGGGCCACGCCCCAAGACCTCCCCGCCATCGCCCGCATCTCCCACCAAACCCTCCTTCTGGGCAGGGAGGGCAGGCAGGTCTTCCCCAGCGAGACCCTTTGGGGGGAGCTCTTCGTGGCCCCTTACCTCAGGCGGGGGTGTTGCAACCTGGTGGCCGAGGAAGGGGGGGAGGTGGTGGGCTATATCCTCGGGGCCTGCTCCGATCGGGCGCTCCTCCTTGACCTCCTCCCCCGGCTACCCCTTCTCCTCCTCAGGCTCCTCCTCGGCCGCTACGGCCCCACCCTGCCCCACCTCCGCTACCTCCTCCGCCTCCTCCTTTTCCCAGGCCCGAAGGCCCCCAAGGACCGCTACCCCGCCCACCTGCATATCTCCGTGCGCCCCGAGGCCCAGGGCCACGGGGCGGGCCGGGCCCTCCTCGCCGCCTTCTTGGACTGCCTCAAGGAAAAAGGGGTGCCCGGGGTGCAGCTTTCCACCACCCGCGCCAACCAAGCCGCCCGCAAGCTCTACCGGAGCCTAGGCTTCCGCCTCTACGCCAAGCGGGCCACCCCCTTCTGGGCCCCCTACCACGGCCACCCCGTGATCCACGAGGTCTGGGTGAGGCAGCTTTAGGCAAGGCGCACAGCGGTGCCGCTTACGGTGACCATGAGCATGGAGTTGCCCTGGCCCAGGACCTCGTAGTCCACGTCTATGCCCACCACGGCGTCCGCCCCAAGCCGCCTGGCCGCCTCCGCCAGCTCCGCTAAAGCGATCTCCCGCGCCCGTTTGAGCTCGGCCTCGTAGGCCCCGCTCCGGCCGCCCACGATGTCCCGGATCTGGGCGAAAAGGTCCCGGAAAAGGTTGGCGCCCACGATGGCCTCGCCGAAAACCACGCCCAAGTAGGCCTCAATCCGGTGCCCTTCCACGTCTGGGGTAGTGGTGAGGATCATGGGCCCATAATAAGGGGGTGCTGCCCGAAGCCCTCAGGGGGTGGGAGAGCTACCGGGAGTGGCTCGAGGCCGACCCCGAGTTCCAGGGGCGCATCGTCTTCGCCCGCCTCCTTCCCCGAAGACCCCCGGAAAGGGTGGCGCCCCAGGGGCCCTTCGCTGGGGTCTTGGAAGCCTTGGGGCTCATGCCCTTCCGCCACCAGCAGGAAGCCTTGGACCTGGTGGCGGCGGGCCGAAACCTGGTCATGGCCTACTCCACCGCCGCCGGCAAGAGCCTCGTCTTCCAAATCCCCGTGCTCAAGGCCGCCCTAGAAGGGGAAACGAGCCTCCTCCTCTTCCCCACCAAGGCCCTAGCCCACGACCAGCTCCGGCGCCTTAGGGCCATGGCGGAGGCCCTGGGGGCAAAAGGGGTCTACCCCTACGACGGGGACACCCCGGGAAGCACCCGGAAACGGGCGCGGGAAGAAGGCCAGGTCCTCCTCTCCAACCCCGATATGCTCCACTTCGGCCTCCTGCCCCGGCACGGGGAGTGGGCCCCCTTCCTTGCCCGCCTCCGCTACATCGTCCTGGACGAACTCCACGCCTACCGGGGGGTTTTCGGCACCCACGTGGCCCTGGTCCTCTTCCGCCTCCTCCGCCTCGCCCGCCACTACGGGGCGAACCCCCAGGTCATCGCCGCCAGCGCCACCATCGGCAACGCCCGGGAACATGCGGAAAACCTCACGGGCCTTCCCTTCGCCGAACTCAAGGAGGAGGTGGCCCGTTCGGAAAGGGAACTCCTGGTCCTCCTGCCCAAGCCCCTAGACCGCAAAGGGGAAAGGCGGCGAAGCCCCCTCCTCGAGGCCGCCTACCTGGCCCGGGCCCTGGCGGAAGGGGGGCTTAGGGCCCTGGTTTTCGCCAACGCCCGCAAAAGCGCCGAGCTCATCGCCCGCTACGCCGCCCACCCCGGGGTCAGGCCCTACCGGGCGGGCTACACCGCCCGGGAAAGGCGGAAGCTGGAGGAGGCCCTGAAGGAGGGGGCGGTGCGGGTCCTGGTGAGTACCAGCGCCCTGGAGCTCGGGGTGGACATCGGGGAGCTGGACGCCGTGGTCCTGGTGGGCTACCCCGGCTCGGTTTCCGCCTTCTGGCAGCGGGCAGGGCGGGCGGGGCGGGGGGAGCGGCGGGCCCTGGTGGTCTACATCCCCCGGGAAGACCCCCTGGACGAGTACTTCCTCCACCGCCCCGAGCTCCTCCTGGAAACCCCCCCCGAGATGGCGGTGGCCGACCCCAAGAACCCCGTCCTCTGCCCCCTGCACCTCCACGCCGCCGCCTGGGAGATGCCCCTTTCGCGGGAGGAGGTGCTTTGCCGGGAGGCCCTGGCGGAACTCCAGGAGAAGGAGGGCCGCTTTTACACCCAAAGGAGGCGGCCCCACCGGGCGCTCTCCTTGAGGGGCCTTGGGGCCACCTTCACCCTGAGGGGCCCAGAAGGGGAGGTGCTGGGCTACCTGGACGAGCGCCAGGCCTACTGGGAAGCCCACCCCGGGGCCATCTACCTCCAC
The sequence above is a segment of the Thermus hydrothermalis genome. Coding sequences within it:
- a CDS encoding type II secretion system F family protein: MPVYQYKARDRQGRLVEATIEAEDLRTAARLLRDRGLFVAEIKEPGKGLRAEVRLPALERGPGLKDLAIFSRQLATMLGAGLTLLQSLAILERQTENKKFREILKQVRADIEGGMAFSEALAKHKLFSRLYVNLVRAGETSGGLDVILDRLATFLEKELELRGKIRSAMTYPVIVFVFAVGVAYFLLTGIVPQFAQILTDLGSELPLLTRFLIAVSNLLRAATLPLLLLAVVLFFVYRWYYSTPQGRKVIDRIKLRIPVFGSLNRKTAVARFSRTLALLLGSGVNIVESLDITKGTAGNVVVEEIVEAAKQRIQQGDPLNLTLAQHPFIFPPMVSSMVAIGEETGALDTMLNKLADFYEREVDETVASLTAAIEPLMIIFLGVIVGMIVAGMFLPLFKIIGTLSAQ
- a CDS encoding PIG-L deacetylase family protein; translated protein: MRRLAPWQWLLLLLLAYFALAEALRLWLGLVWAERVAVLLAALGVWAFINGRFLFAYYHAFFASLRTRGLPVAEEPGEEHLLVLAPHPDDEVLAAAGRMRRVALRGGRVTVVYLTSGDAFDLAAGSPLPSQEAMRRLALRRMVEAWRGLEALGLPRESAIFLGFPDQGLFALFTTHYYLPWESPYTGLKAVAYPGCYRPGLPYTGKALEGVLLELLRALRPSRILLPSPLDAHRDHQATAYFGMQAAAALGMEGLLEYYVIHGGYQYPLPKGLHPRLPLYPPPRGRGLPWRRFPLTEAEVRLKERAIRAHRSQMRLLGRFLLAFVRQNELFSPLPIPAKEALAAEEEGWAVLEGREVL
- a CDS encoding DEAD/DEAH box helicase, whose translation is MLPEALRGWESYREWLEADPEFQGRIVFARLLPRRPPERVAPQGPFAGVLEALGLMPFRHQQEALDLVAAGRNLVMAYSTAAGKSLVFQIPVLKAALEGETSLLLFPTKALAHDQLRRLRAMAEALGAKGVYPYDGDTPGSTRKRAREEGQVLLSNPDMLHFGLLPRHGEWAPFLARLRYIVLDELHAYRGVFGTHVALVLFRLLRLARHYGANPQVIAASATIGNAREHAENLTGLPFAELKEEVARSERELLVLLPKPLDRKGERRRSPLLEAAYLARALAEGGLRALVFANARKSAELIARYAAHPGVRPYRAGYTARERRKLEEALKEGAVRVLVSTSALELGVDIGELDAVVLVGYPGSVSAFWQRAGRAGRGERRALVVYIPREDPLDEYFLHRPELLLETPPEMAVADPKNPVLCPLHLHAAAWEMPLSREEVLCREALAELQEKEGRFYTQRRRPHRALSLRGLGATFTLRGPEGEVLGYLDERQAYWEAHPGAIYLHGGESYLVRNVDPSRREIWLLPALEDYYTEPRAETDLEVLTGEPVGQGVWVGKVVIRERVVGYVKKRFFTGSVLEEVPLELPEVSFPTEALWFHPPEAVPPHQIPGGIHALEHAMIGLLPLFVLAERQDIGGLSYPFYPRPLPSGAGPTVFIYDGYPGGVGYARAAARRFPEWVRATLELLKRCPCEEGCPRCVLSPKCGNGNQYLDKKAALHLAQALAWRQAWDLDRAPGRTLN
- a CDS encoding heavy metal-binding domain-containing protein; this translates as MILTTTPDVEGHRIEAYLGVVFGEAIVGANLFRDLFAQIRDIVGGRSGAYEAELKRAREIALAELAEAARRLGADAVVGIDVDYEVLGQGNSMLMVTVSGTAVRLA
- a CDS encoding L-threonylcarbamoyladenylate synthase, producing the protein MAEVYQRELEEAARTLREGGLVAFPTDTVFGVLARMEDEAACRRIYEVKGRPEEKPLQVLVADLESALKLAELGPLEAKFLRLAEAFWPGGLTVVVPGKNIPPWISKDGSVGLRMPAHEVLRALLRQVGGYTAATSLNRSGEAPVRTAEEAKAFAVDYIFPGEAGGLASSVVDLRTGEVLREGAIPKEALLPYLRDA
- a CDS encoding EVE domain-containing protein is translated as MAYWLLKSEPEVYSIEDLRREGQAIWDGVRNYQARNFLLRMQPGDLCFFYHSGANPPGIAGLCRVVRTGIPDPTQFDPRSPYHDPKATPERPRWYTVEVAFLEAWPLIPLAELKACFPPDHPLVKKGNRLSVMPVPPEVAARLIARRGCR
- the scpB gene encoding SMC-Scp complex subunit ScpB is translated as MLSLKAEILAVLFAAGRPVGLKELRALGHPEEGILRALKALEADLAEGHLGVALERVAGGWRLVVHEKALPAVEKVLKPSPPRLSRAALEVLALIAYHQPVARAELEAMRGKSVEGVLESLLERGLIRVVGEKEAPGRPKLYGTTERFLEVFGLESLEDLPPLEDGPPLLLRG
- a CDS encoding GNAT family N-acetyltransferase, encoding MPKVRRATPQDLPAIARISHQTLLLGREGRQVFPSETLWGELFVAPYLRRGCCNLVAEEGGEVVGYILGACSDRALLLDLLPRLPLLLLRLLLGRYGPTLPHLRYLLRLLLFPGPKAPKDRYPAHLHISVRPEAQGHGAGRALLAAFLDCLKEKGVPGVQLSTTRANQAARKLYRSLGFRLYAKRATPFWAPYHGHPVIHEVWVRQL